From the genome of Halomonas sp. LR3S48:
CTTGCAGCGGGTATTTCGATGGTTTTCTCGGGCTCGGCGGTACTCTCGTCGATAAACGTACCGCAAGAGCAGGCAGGGCTTGCCGGAGGCGTGATGAATACGGCCATGGAGCTGGGGCCGACCGTTGGGCTTGCCGTATTGATGTCGGTTGCAGCGACGCAAGCCGACACGATAGCAGGCTACTCTTGGGCGTTTGGGGCTGCTGCCCTTGCCTACGGGCTCGTAGCGCTCCTCACCCTCGGGCTCAGCCGCCGAAAAGTATGCTCAGTGGCTGCCAACGCCTTGATATGAGCCTGTTCAGCCGAGGACTCTTGCACTGCGGCGCTGGGTCTTGTCGTCGTACATGCGATTGTCCGCCAGGGTAAGTACTTCTTGGGCGGGCACCTCGGTGGAACTGGCTGTGCCCATGCTCAAACGAAGCTGCACCTCCACGCTCTCACCGTGCGTGGAGGTGATGGTGCACCGCTGTCCTTCCAGGTGTGATCGGATCAATGTGGCGACGCGATTGGGTGCTGAGAGGTCTGCGGAAGGGAACAGAATGACGAATTCGTCTCCGCCATAGCGTGCGAGGATGTCATCTTCGCGGCACTGCATCTTCAAGCGCTCGGCAACGGCAGTGATGAGCTGATCGCCCGCGACGTGGCCATACTGGTCGTTGACCTTCTTGAGCCCATCGACATCCATCATCAATACGGCGAAATCCAGCCCCGGGGGCTGTGCCTTGGCCTGAATGCTCAACTGCAGCGCCGATTCGAAGAAGCCACGGTTGTAAATCCCGGTCAGGCCGTCGCGTTCCGCCGTCTTTTTCAATTCCAGATGGAGCAGCTTGTTCTCGGTGGCCGCCGCCAGTTGGTCGGCGAACAGGGTCAGCATTCTCTCCAGCGCACCGTCCAGCTTGGGGGCGCGCACGATGAGCCAGCCATCGTAGAGACTGAGACGGCCGGCCATGGGCGTTGCATACAGCTGCTCGCCGACGGTCGTTTCGCGCAGCTTGATGGTGTTTTCCTCGCGATCATGAAGCGTGGCCAAAAGCCCGCCGAGGCGTCGCTCATCCTCCGGGCCGAGTCGAAGTCCAGTGACGGCAGCGTAGCGTGTCACCTCGGGGCGTTGCCGCTCCTGGAGGAACACGGCAAACCCGTACTCTGGGAAATCGGCGTGCAGGTGCTTCAGCGAGTCCTCCAGCAGGGTATGGATATTCGAGGCGCGATTGGCTACGACGCCAAGCTGGAGCAGTGCATGAAAGACCCGGTTCTGGAACTTGATCTCGACGATACTGCGGCCGATCTTGCGATTCTGCCCATACATCACCTGGGCGATTGCCAGGAAATATATCACTGCGCCGGCACCTTGATAGATGTCCAACCCGGTACTGACGTACGGCCGGAAGCCGAACCCGGTCAGCGCGCTCCAGCCCAGCGCGCCGCCAGCAAACAGTGCCATGGAAGCCGCCATTCGCCGTGGCCCGCCGACCACCATGTTGTTCATGAAGCAGGCCAGGCCGATTGTGACGGTGGCCAGCACATAGAAATCGAGCACACTGCACCAGGCACCGAACAACAGGCTGTCGAAATAGAGATTCCTGAATTCGGCGCGCTTTGAGTCGTGAGCCATGGCAGCGTGGCCGTACGCGACGGCTGGCCATAGCAGCAGGAGTAGCGCCGGCAGGATCAGCGACCAGCCGCTGCCTTCCTCCAAGGCAATCCATAGCGTGGTCCCGAAGGTATGGCAAAAGGCGAAGGCACGCGGCGGCAACGTCGCCAGAGCAAGTCGGTGAGGACGTTTGAGAGAATGCTGCGCCCGTGTTGGAAGAGATTTGATATCTAGCATGCCCGCCCAGGTCGTCTGCCTGCTTGCTGCAGGCAGCACGACATCGATTCGTTAGAGTGATGAGCCGTTTAAAACGCTCTTGCCAGTAGCCTAACACCGGCTGCGAGGGCTGGCATTAACATGGTCCAAGGCCTTGGGTATGCCAAGTAGCCCGTCACAAGCGCTACACTGGTATGAAGACGCAGCGAGCCAACCATGACAACGACATCCCACAAGCCCCTGTTCTGGCGCGACCCGCGCATGCCGCACGTGGAGCTGCGCAAGGTCGATGATGGCCGCAGGGTCTGCTATGCACCGCATAGCCATACGCATTGGTCGCTGGGCGCCATTACCGCGGGGGAGAGCACCTTCCGCTACCGGGAGGATCGCTACCACGTGCATGCCGGCACCCTGGTGATGATGAATCCCGATTGGATGCACGCCTGTAGCGCCATCGACGACCGGCCTTGGGCCTACCTGATGCTCTACGTCGATACCGACTGGCTGATCGAGTTGCGCTACCAGGCCGGGCTGTTGGCGTCGCCGCGCTGGCAGGATTTTCCCACCGCCGTGATTCGCGCGCCCAAATGGTATGAAGGCTACTGCCATATGGCGGCCTGCTTGCTCGATCCGACACGCGACCTGCTCGACAGGCAAACGGTCGTGGTCGAATACCTCTCCGCCCTGATGCACGAACTGGCCGGTCAGCCGGCACGGCCATTGCCATTGGCCCCGGCGAACCTGCGGCAGCTTGCTGCCTACCTGGACGCGCACGCGGCAGAGGACATTTCCCTCGATGACCTGTGCGAGCGCTCCGGCTACAGCCCCGGCCATCTGATTCGTGCCTTCAAGCGTCATTTCGGCTTCACGCCGCATGCCTACCTGATCAACCGTCGCATCCAACTCGGCCAGCGCGAA
Proteins encoded in this window:
- a CDS encoding AraC family transcriptional regulator, which translates into the protein MTTTSHKPLFWRDPRMPHVELRKVDDGRRVCYAPHSHTHWSLGAITAGESTFRYREDRYHVHAGTLVMMNPDWMHACSAIDDRPWAYLMLYVDTDWLIELRYQAGLLASPRWQDFPTAVIRAPKWYEGYCHMAACLLDPTRDLLDRQTVVVEYLSALMHELAGQPARPLPLAPANLRQLAAYLDAHAAEDISLDDLCERSGYSPGHLIRAFKRHFGFTPHAYLINRRIQLGQRELKGGTPIAEAALNAGFADQPHFQRTFKRLVAATPNQYRQPSPEQ
- a CDS encoding GGDEF domain-containing protein produces the protein MLPAASRQTTWAGMLDIKSLPTRAQHSLKRPHRLALATLPPRAFAFCHTFGTTLWIALEEGSGWSLILPALLLLLWPAVAYGHAAMAHDSKRAEFRNLYFDSLLFGAWCSVLDFYVLATVTIGLACFMNNMVVGGPRRMAASMALFAGGALGWSALTGFGFRPYVSTGLDIYQGAGAVIYFLAIAQVMYGQNRKIGRSIVEIKFQNRVFHALLQLGVVANRASNIHTLLEDSLKHLHADFPEYGFAVFLQERQRPEVTRYAAVTGLRLGPEDERRLGGLLATLHDREENTIKLRETTVGEQLYATPMAGRLSLYDGWLIVRAPKLDGALERMLTLFADQLAAATENKLLHLELKKTAERDGLTGIYNRGFFESALQLSIQAKAQPPGLDFAVLMMDVDGLKKVNDQYGHVAGDQLITAVAERLKMQCREDDILARYGGDEFVILFPSADLSAPNRVATLIRSHLEGQRCTITSTHGESVEVQLRLSMGTASSTEVPAQEVLTLADNRMYDDKTQRRSARVLG